The Candidatus Saccharibacteria bacterium oral taxon 488 genome has a segment encoding these proteins:
- the tyrS gene encoding tyrosine--tRNA ligase: MSFSEKWFNRSNESLEGISTDEFIGYVQPKTQEAITMDGIRDQLDSGHPLNVKFGTDPTGPDLHLGHVVPIRVLDLFSRAGHNIDLVFGDFTAKVGDPSGRSNERPLLSDSTISENVSTFRDQVDKYFDTHTSNVKVSNNSAWLDEMSLSDVFEYLQETNLSEAMQRRDFRKRILAGKAISLAEAFYPTMMGIDSVELKTDIEIGGIDQLLNFQQTRKVQRNQGQVPEDVIMTPILEGTSGGGVKMSKSLGNYVPLNATPDEVYGKMMSIPDDIVLNYITAFAPVHTDEVSGLKQSIESRPLEMKKQLATYLAALSISNMDDGLAARERFERRFARKEFAEDDMEKLVSGSALIDSLTATGKYKSRNEIRRLAKQGGIKLDGTSLSEDEVMTTTPPIGSIVTVGKRTIFRIAKSEE; this comes from the coding sequence ATGAGTTTTAGTGAGAAGTGGTTTAATCGTAGCAATGAATCTCTTGAGGGTATTTCAACTGATGAATTCATCGGTTACGTTCAACCGAAAACACAAGAAGCAATAACAATGGATGGCATACGTGATCAACTTGACTCCGGGCATCCTTTGAATGTTAAGTTTGGCACTGACCCAACTGGGCCAGATTTACACCTAGGTCATGTTGTTCCAATTCGTGTTCTTGATTTGTTTAGTCGTGCGGGTCATAATATTGACCTTGTATTTGGTGACTTTACAGCAAAGGTCGGTGACCCTAGTGGACGATCTAATGAGCGCCCTTTACTTTCTGATTCAACAATCTCTGAAAACGTTTCGACTTTCCGTGATCAAGTAGATAAATATTTCGATACACACACCTCAAATGTAAAAGTTTCCAATAATAGTGCCTGGCTTGATGAAATGTCACTATCTGACGTCTTTGAATACTTACAGGAAACGAATTTAAGTGAGGCTATGCAGCGTCGTGATTTCCGCAAGCGCATACTAGCTGGCAAGGCTATCAGTTTAGCAGAAGCGTTTTATCCAACAATGATGGGTATCGACTCAGTTGAACTCAAAACAGACATTGAGATTGGCGGAATTGACCAGCTATTAAACTTTCAACAAACACGTAAGGTTCAACGTAACCAAGGTCAAGTTCCAGAAGATGTTATTATGACTCCAATTCTTGAAGGAACGTCTGGAGGTGGTGTAAAAATGAGTAAGTCTCTTGGTAACTACGTACCTCTCAACGCTACGCCAGATGAAGTATATGGCAAGATGATGTCTATTCCTGATGATATCGTATTGAACTATATAACAGCTTTTGCGCCCGTGCATACTGACGAGGTTTCCGGGCTGAAGCAAAGCATCGAATCTAGACCACTTGAGATGAAGAAACAACTGGCAACTTATTTAGCCGCCTTGTCAATTTCTAATATGGATGATGGTCTTGCCGCGAGAGAGCGGTTTGAGCGGCGCTTTGCAAGAAAAGAGTTTGCCGAGGATGATATGGAGAAACTTGTGAGCGGATCTGCTTTAATTGATTCACTTACCGCGACTGGTAAATATAAGTCGCGTAATGAAATTCGTCGGTTAGCAAAACAGGGTGGAATTAAGCTCGACGGTACATCTCTTTCAGAAGACGAGGTTATGACGACTACTCCCCCTATCGGATCTATTGTTACTGTTGGCAAGCGAACTATTTTTCGTATTGCCAAGTCCGAGGAATGA
- a CDS encoding radical SAM protein: MEFTHLTKRQNEESIAPETIDISLTGRCQLDCAWCWGEKHTIGVNHEADDWNNLLNNFSSEGTSHVVFTGGEPLMVPFLPDVAKHAKNIGLRTTLSTNGILLPKRHKSIMPHIDDLGLPLDGPTSGVNKNMRKGRIDNFLKVIESAMLVQEEYPDTSLTIRTVIARPNINSVPDIPEVLEREGVDLSRLRYKMYQVEPIGPRATETATDYWMVDEAECLEVANQISQRYPNLQHTLQLYRNTSGRYYQIMPQGNAYGTYIDSKGTPHMVELGNPMTDFRNALGMIATRYACLY, from the coding sequence ATGGAGTTTACGCACCTAACGAAGCGACAGAATGAGGAGTCTATTGCCCCAGAAACTATTGACATTAGCTTAACGGGACGTTGCCAACTTGATTGTGCGTGGTGTTGGGGTGAAAAGCATACTATAGGTGTTAATCATGAAGCTGATGATTGGAACAATCTTCTTAACAATTTTTCATCTGAAGGCACCTCCCACGTTGTATTTACCGGAGGTGAACCTCTAATGGTTCCTTTTTTGCCAGATGTAGCGAAACATGCAAAGAATATTGGATTACGCACTACTCTTTCGACCAACGGCATATTGTTGCCTAAACGCCATAAATCTATTATGCCGCACATTGATGACTTAGGATTACCTCTTGACGGTCCAACCAGTGGTGTCAATAAAAATATGCGTAAGGGTCGTATAGATAACTTCCTGAAAGTTATAGAAAGTGCAATGCTGGTCCAGGAAGAATATCCAGACACCTCGCTTACGATTCGTACTGTTATTGCCCGACCAAATATCAATTCTGTACCAGATATCCCTGAAGTTCTTGAACGGGAGGGGGTCGACCTTAGTAGATTGCGCTATAAAATGTATCAAGTGGAACCGATTGGACCTCGCGCTACCGAAACAGCTACTGATTACTGGATGGTTGATGAGGCAGAGTGTTTAGAGGTTGCTAATCAAATCTCTCAACGCTACCCAAATCTGCAACACACCCTTCAGCTTTATCGAAACACATCTGGAAGATACTATCAGATAATGCCTCAAGGTAACGCCTATGGAACATATATTGATAGCAAAGGTACTCCGCATATGGTAGAGTTGGGGAATCCAATGACAGATTTTCGCAATGCTCTCGGCATGATAGCTACTCGCTACGCGTGCCTGTATTGA
- a CDS encoding HIT domain-containing protein, translating into MYAINPVSGVERFTDLSDDEVRLLASYQRKLRIGLKSLDIALCGLYVEEYTEQPVTSITLPLHIGRLASRFDVEVYQPHIESYIKSYNAHDLQDVIKYDNATERCFEDQTRGYDAIPYQPSGDKKHDQEWHETTIDEILEIDDELELPMAPVGKKYYVCIGGAKNFQAFLCDDTMSKGEFLDKFTNEIDDVLAPVYEDEDLVVRQDAKYAIPGFYIVSPKKHYRSIDKMPQEYFDHCMIIAKRVKENVAELGVETSHIYHDEKYLKPASVHFWILPLPRNPELTSQLSIYSKDIWTYLDTYPRFSETYKQIRDYNDHMRQAMNQYRHA; encoded by the coding sequence ATGTATGCGATTAATCCCGTGAGCGGCGTAGAGCGATTTACGGATCTATCTGACGATGAGGTAAGATTGCTAGCGTCTTATCAACGTAAATTACGCATTGGATTAAAAAGTCTTGATATAGCATTGTGTGGACTTTATGTTGAAGAGTATACAGAACAACCCGTGACAAGTATTACATTGCCGCTTCATATCGGTAGATTGGCAAGTCGTTTTGACGTAGAAGTGTATCAGCCGCACATTGAATCGTATATTAAAAGCTATAACGCCCATGACTTGCAAGATGTGATAAAATATGACAATGCTACTGAACGGTGTTTTGAGGATCAAACAAGGGGCTATGACGCAATTCCTTATCAACCCAGTGGCGACAAAAAGCATGACCAGGAATGGCACGAGACTACCATTGACGAAATCCTTGAAATTGACGATGAACTAGAACTACCTATGGCACCGGTAGGAAAAAAGTACTATGTTTGTATTGGTGGCGCAAAGAACTTCCAAGCCTTTTTATGTGATGACACTATGTCAAAGGGTGAGTTTTTAGATAAATTTACAAATGAAATAGATGACGTTCTGGCTCCAGTGTATGAAGACGAGGATTTAGTAGTTCGACAAGACGCAAAATATGCAATACCTGGGTTCTATATAGTTAGTCCAAAAAAACATTATCGCAGTATTGATAAGATGCCGCAAGAATACTTTGATCATTGCATGATTATTGCTAAGCGAGTTAAGGAAAACGTTGCTGAATTAGGGGTCGAGACCTCGCATATTTACCACGACGAAAAATATCTTAAGCCAGCGAGTGTGCATTTTTGGATATTACCTCTGCCTCGAAATCCTGAACTAACGAGTCAACTTTCCATATATTCCAAAGATATTTGGACGTATCTTGATACTTACCCACGATTCAGCGAAACATATAAGCAGATTCGTGATTACAATGATCATATGCGTCAAGCTATGAATCAATACAGGCACGCGTAG
- a CDS encoding DUF11 domain-containing protein — protein MRNLSSLFRSLSLRHYTVLAVVAVTAAVPTTLWALDSDHSANTNTQAPTNTKPTPVYSCNALSIDQFSATSFKFSVKYSAHGGATYKTTIYKVYDASGKEVYRTGNEFKGFAPGTYTVKAFIVVDVNGKEEMVTSDACTKQATVPGETPAPQPKPEPKPQPKPEPKPDKPPKITLALAVKTTVNGAQHKTVAVNEAFTYQVTITNTGTVTLRDTYATNAAPQGVTYLKASGGTIQNNTWQTLISELKPNESKTFTIDAVVKQYVAGTLTSTTCLKSEQASLEGHSNCSSATIEVTKPQVPAPQPKPAPTPQPKQPKPAPADPKQPNPAQPAPQPKPEPKTPDQSKQPSTNDNQQSPSASGGTQTTNPPAAPTTVGELPRTGNATDTLVGGLGLGALLTAGVAYLISRRHV, from the coding sequence ATGCGAAACTTATCATCACTATTCCGCTCGCTATCGCTGCGTCACTACACTGTTTTAGCGGTAGTCGCAGTTACAGCGGCAGTGCCAACTACATTATGGGCGCTAGATTCTGATCACTCCGCCAACACCAATACTCAAGCGCCAACGAATACAAAACCTACGCCAGTTTACAGCTGTAATGCGCTCAGTATTGATCAGTTTTCAGCTACTAGTTTCAAGTTCTCAGTCAAATATTCCGCTCATGGTGGCGCAACCTATAAGACAACAATTTACAAAGTCTACGACGCCAGCGGCAAAGAAGTATACCGAACTGGTAACGAATTCAAGGGCTTCGCACCAGGCACGTACACGGTTAAAGCCTTTATCGTCGTTGACGTAAACGGCAAAGAAGAGATGGTGACCAGCGATGCCTGCACCAAACAGGCCACAGTCCCTGGCGAAACCCCGGCTCCACAACCAAAGCCTGAGCCAAAACCACAACCAAAACCTGAACCAAAGCCAGATAAACCACCGAAAATTACTCTAGCGCTTGCCGTCAAGACTACCGTCAATGGTGCGCAACACAAGACAGTCGCCGTCAACGAGGCCTTCACTTACCAGGTAACTATCACCAACACGGGGACGGTTACGCTGCGGGATACGTACGCCACCAATGCCGCACCACAAGGTGTAACCTATCTAAAGGCGTCTGGTGGCACAATTCAGAATAATACCTGGCAGACATTGATTAGTGAGCTCAAGCCAAATGAGTCAAAAACATTTACTATTGACGCAGTCGTTAAACAATACGTCGCGGGCACATTGACCAGCACAACCTGCCTCAAGAGCGAGCAGGCTTCGCTTGAGGGTCATAGCAATTGCAGCAGCGCTACTATAGAGGTGACTAAGCCGCAGGTCCCGGCTCCCCAACCGAAACCAGCGCCAACGCCACAGCCAAAGCAACCAAAGCCAGCACCGGCTGACCCAAAACAACCAAACCCAGCCCAACCAGCTCCCCAACCAAAACCTGAGCCAAAAACGCCAGACCAGTCGAAGCAGCCATCGACCAACGATAATCAGCAGTCACCTTCAGCCTCGGGCGGCACACAAACCACCAACCCACCTGCCGCACCGACGACCGTTGGCGAACTGCCACGGACCGGTAACGCCACTGACACGCTCGTTGGTGGGCTGGGCCTTGGCGCCCTACTCACTGCTGGAGTCGCCTACCTCATCAG